In one Diabrotica virgifera virgifera chromosome 5, PGI_DIABVI_V3a genomic region, the following are encoded:
- the LOC126884986 gene encoding uncharacterized protein LOC126884986: MNVPSLTDLSIKKICETTVSASYFIEQSPLPWTLTKIILKKFPLYKWETMISSAKNDPIPSYKGIEFIACSKHIPSHLRNVVLGKSDWGSIFEDEHSSYCVWANGYYLKQHRLNVCKSCFFAFKNAHETLNKFLLVRYDHTHEVYDADDIVECVYQQPYYWCNSCFTQVLFDLKDYESCVNALHEMPRNNRFDDSEPEV; encoded by the coding sequence atgaaTGTTCCATCATTGACCGACCTGTCTATCAAAAAAATCTGTGAAACAACAGTATCAGCATCATATTTCATCGAGCAGTCCCCCTTGCCGTGgacattaacaaaaataatattaaaaaaatttcctttatATAAATGGGAAACGATGATAAGCAGTGCTAAAAATGATCCTATTCCTTCATATAAAGGAATAGAATTTATTGCTTGCTCTAAACACATACCGTCACATTTAAGAAATGTCGTATTAGGAAAGTCAGATTGGGGGAGTATATTTGAAGATGAACACTCCAGTTATTGTGTATGGGCTAATGGATATTATCTTAAGCAGCATCGCCTAAACGTATGTAAATCATGTTTTTTTGCATTCAAAAATGCTCATGAGACCTTAAATAAATTTTTACTGGTGCGTTACGACCATACTCACGAAGTTTATGATGCTGATGATATCGTTGAATGCGTATATCAGCAACCATATTATTGGTGCAATAGTTGCTTTACTCAAGTTTTATTCGATTTAAAAGATTACGAGTCTTGCGTTAATGCATTACATGAAATGCCTAGAAATAACAGGTTTGATGATTCTGAACCAGAAGTCTGA
- the LOC126885340 gene encoding uncharacterized protein LOC126885340, whose product MYGKRARSNNITMPPIFDIYRKPIFDESIRKAEYRTYAPFIKSFNCNDIVEFSINQVDSFFAMSETLLCIKGSLEITGNGGVKLANNVGAFLFDSCTYSESAREMETVRDPGIVSAVRAMTCYTQEDSNYMVMAGWNYPKDPILNAADHSFSIQMPLKHVFNIFNDYPLITCGRQTIRLVRARNDNDCIVITEKQNADKTTTVTTAKINITNIELRVKHIFPNDDIKLELMKSIQQDQPIVIPFRKWELHELPAITRGARREVWAVKTSTSVERPRYVIVFFQTNKRDKITADPTLFDNVNIQSIRLSLNGEYWPNERMQLDFSKTDYNEAYFNYTEFYPSYIHSQQKRPLLDFSAFKNRALFVIDCSKQEESMKASTVDVKLDIEANNGFPDNTKAYCIIIHDCVMEYFPLTEIVKSLN is encoded by the coding sequence ATGTATGGAAAGAGAGCGCGTTCAAACAACATCACAATGCCTccaatatttgatatttatcGTAAGCCAATATTTGATGAATCGATTCGAAAGGCTGAATACCGAACTTATGCACCATTCATCAAATCATTCAACTGCAATGATATTGTCGAATTTAGCATTAATCAAGTTGACTCGTTTTTTGCAATGAGCGAAACCTTGTTATGCATTAAAGGATCACTCGAAATAACTGGAAATGGTGGCGTCAAACTAGCAAATAATGTGGGTGCCTTCCTTTTCGATTCGTGTACGTACAGCGAAAGCGCAAGGGAGATGGAAACAGTGCGGGATCCTGGCATCGTAAGTGCTGTACGTGCCATGACATGTTATACGCAAGAAGATTCTAATTATATGGTTATGGCTGGATGGAATTACCCTAAGGATCCAATTCTAAACGCTGCAGATCATTCATTCAGCATACAGATGCCTCTTAAGCATGTTTTCAACATTTTTAATGATTATCCATTGATTACGTGTGGTCGTCAAACAATAAGACTAGTTCGAGCTCGAAATGATAACGATTGCATAgttattacagaaaaacaaaacgcTGACAAAACTACAACTGTTACAACCGCTAAGATTAACATTACCAATATTGAGCTTAGAGTGAAGCACATATTCCCCAATGATGATATTAAATTGGAACTCATGAAATCTATTCAACAAGATCAACCTATAGTTATTCCGTTTAGAAAGTGGGAATTACATGAATTACCTGCTATTACGAGAGGTGCCAGGCGTGAAGTTTGGGCTGTTAAAACTAGCACATCAGTTGAAAGACCTCGTTATGTTATTGTTTTCTTTCAAACCAACAAACGCGACAAGATTACAGCTGATCCTACTTTATTTGACAATGTCAACATCCAAAGTATTAGATTATCGTTAAATGGAGAATACTGGCCAAACGAGAGAATGCAATTGGATTTTAGCAAAACCGATTACAATGAAGCCTATTTTAACTATACCGAATTTTATCCTAGCTACATACATTCCCAACAAAAACGACCTCTACTCGATTTCTCAGCTTTTAAGAATCGTGCATTGTTCGTTATCGATTGTTCGAAACAAGAAGAAAGCATGAAAGCATCCACCGTTGACGTAAAACTCGATATTGAAGCGAATAACGGTTTTCCCGACAATACCAAGGCCTATTGTATTATTATTCACGACTGTGTAATGGAGTACTTCCCTCTCaccgaaattgtaaaaagtctAAATTAG
- the LOC126884987 gene encoding uncharacterized protein LOC126884987: MTISPMLVFKGEGLLNSLINKLPVELHIPGYQYCGPGTKLKKRLARGDPGINPLDAACKQHDIAYSHHTSLEERHKADKELEDRAWERFKSKDASFGEKSAALLVTGGMKTKRKLGMGCPRRRGRKGRYSFNRDVVPKIAKSMKRGASLRDTALTAVRIAKSVIKKLGGRKTVDLPRVLPLKSGGFLPLIPLFAGLSALGALAGGAAGVAKTVVDAKNAQKKLEEDMRHNKAMEHIGSGLYLRKKPRGGFGLYLKKNFQ; this comes from the coding sequence ATGACCATCAGTCCAATGTTGGTGTTCAAAGGGGAAGGTCTTTTGAACTCTCTAATTAATAAACTTCCAGTTGAGCTTCATATTCCTGGTTATCAGTATTGTGGACCtggaacaaaactaaaaaaacgtCTTGCACGCGGAGATCCGGGAATTAATCCTTTAGACGCAGCTTGTAAACAACACGATATCGCTTATTCGCATCATACATCTCTCGAAGAACGTCACAAGGccgataaagaattggaagataGGGCTTGGGAGCGATTCAAGTCTAAGGACGCTAGCTTTGGCGAAAAAAGTGCTGCTTTACTTGTAACCGGTGGAATGAAAACGAAAAGAAAGTTGGGAATGGGATGTCCTCGTCGTCGTGGAAGAAAGGGACGTTATTCTTTCAATCGGGATGTGGTACCTAAAATTGCAAAGTCCATGAAGAGAGGAGCATCGTTAAGAGATACTGCTTTGACAGCTGTACGAATAGCAAAATCGGTAATTAAAAAACTTGGTGGACGAAAAACAGTTGATCTTCCACGAGTGTTGccactaaaatctggaggtttcctACCCCTCATACCCCTATTTGCAGGTCTTTCTGCATTGGGGGCTTTAGCCGGTGGTGCAGCAGGGGTGGCGAAGACTGTGGTTGACGCAAAGAACGCCCAAAAGAAATTGGAAGAGGATATGCGCCATAATAAGGCGATGGAACACATCGGCTCAGGTCTGTACTTGCGTAAGAAACCAAGAGGCGGATTCGGTTTGTATctgaaaaaaaacttccaataa
- the LOC126885339 gene encoding uncharacterized protein LOC126885339: MDIVKQCKNLLLFIKRIRKIVFDKFTAKDKEIWVKRLTKQIKTCNKERDSGFALNRIVSLEVNINRYEIGNGSSYIKLPESIQKKRACINVKNSDQACFYWAIVSALYPAKAHKELPSSYPWYSTVLKTEDLEAPMPLHQISKFEKLNNISVNVFALELIENNEKSFFTVYPARLTKTVVAKHVNLLLIQNHYFPKLNDYEAPPVDNDNSEIKYHYCHITDMSKLVAGQLNKRKAKLFLCNRCLNYFSTEGKLSEHEKMCADMNNCKMSFPKYDAVSFKNYTYKQTTPFVIYADFECMLEKVTDLQTSCCTKKYQKHIPYSAGYYVKCSYDEKLSFFKSYRGIDCMEWFANELPNLAQSIHSKIKKIIPMQENPSTKLSKKGDISLLPVNKEKYISFTLNDAVTNIKFRFIDSLRFLGASLDELVSTLNKNDFKICKREFSRLSDDEFKLITKKGVFCYDFIDSWEKLNITDLPPIEAFYNKLNDTNLTDEKYAHAKIVWDTFNIENLGQYSDLYLKTDIVLLADVFETFRKKCFITYGLDPAWYYTMPGYSWDCMLKYVGCNLELLRDVDMILFMEKAIRGGISVCSGRMSEANNKYMSNYDPAQPSKYLMYFDVNNLYGWAMGEPLPYGGFEWMDAKDIDVMSVPDDSPVGYMLQVDLDYPRQLHDLHSDFPFAAEHRKALGSNHTKLMTTLYNKKEYIQSAWLRPYIELNTRLRAAATNDFGRNLYKLANNSVFGKTMENIRKHRIVKLVRSWNGRYGAKNLISSARFHSRKIFNENLVAIELIKSDLVFNKPLYIGMTVLDISKLCMYQFHYDYMLPKLGADKCNLMYMDTDSFIYELYCHDAYEEVIKQDLSKFDTSDYAVDNIYNIPRVNKKVLGVMKDENKGEIMTKFVGLRSKMYTFKVQSGRITKKAKGTKYNIVKNVIKFDDYVNCLNDFKEQTATQRSIRSYSHNVYSIEQTKIALSPYDDKRYLIPNSFRTLPLGHYSILE; this comes from the exons ATGGATATTGTTAAACAATGTAAAAATTTACTGTTATTCATCAAAAGAATCAGAAagatagtttttgataaattcACAGCTAAAGACAAAGAAATTTGGGTGAAACGCTTAACGAAACAAATCAAAACTtgtaataaa GAAAGGGACTCCGGTTTTGCATTAAATAGAATTGTATCTTTAGAAGTAAATATTAATCGATATGAAATTGGAAATGGTTCCTCGTATATTAAACTTCCTGAGAGTATTCAAAAAAAGCGTGCTTGTATTAATGTAAAAAATTCTGATCAAGCATGTTTTTATTGGGCAATAGTTAGTGCCCTCTATCCAGCTAAAGCACATAAAGAACTCCCATCCTCATACCCATGGTACAGTACAGTACTAAAAACAGAAGACCTAGAGGCACCAATGCCGTTacatcaaatttcaaaatttgaaaaattaaataatatatcaGTCAATGTATTTGCTTTAGAAttaatagaaaataatgaaaagtcaTTTTTCACAGTATATCCAGCTAGATTAACTAAAACAGTCGTTGCCAAACATGTAAATCTTCTTTTAATTCAGAATCACTATTTTCCTAAATTAAACGATTATGAAGCACCTCCAGTGGATAATGATAATTCAGAAATTAAGTACCACTACTGCCACATTACGGATATGTCTAAATTAGTTGCTGgtcaattaaataaaagaaaggcCAAATTATTTCTTTGCAATAGATGCTTAAATTATTTTTCAACTGAAGGGAAATTGTCGGAACATGAAAAAATGTGTGCAGATATGAATAATTGTAAAATGTCTTTTCCTAAATATGATGCTgttagttttaaaaattatacttataAACAAACAACGCCATTTGTCATATATGCAGATTTTGAGTGCATGTTAGAAAAAGTTACAGACCTCCAAACATCCTGTTGtactaaaaaatatcaaaaacatattccgTATAGTGCTGGATACTATGTAAAATGTAGCTATGATGAAAAGTTGTCTTTTTTTAAGAGTTATAGAGGCATTGACTGCATGGAGTGGTTTGCTAATGAATTACCAAATTTAGCTCAAAGTATTCATtcgaaaattaagaaaattatacCAATGCAGGAAAACCCGAGTACCA AGTTAAGCAAAAAAGGAGATATTAGTCTACTTCCAGTCAATAAAGAAAAATACATTTCATTTACACTTAACGATGCTGTTACTAATATAAAATTTCGATTTATTGATTCATTAAGATTTTTAGGAGCCTCTTTAGATGAATTGGTctcaacattaaataaaaatgacttTAAAATTTGCAAGCGAGAATTTAGCAGGTTAAGTGACGATGaatttaaattaataactaaaaaaggggTATTTTGCTATGATTTTATTGATTCTTGGGAAAAATTAAACATTACCGATTTACCTCCAATAGAGGCATTTTATAATAAGCTAAACGATACGAATCTTACAGATGAGAAGTATGCTCATGCTAAAATAGTTTGGGATACCTTTAACATTGAAAATTTAGGTCAATATTCAGATTTGTACTTAAAAACCGATATTGTGCTTTTAGCAGATGTTTTTGAAACTTTccgcaaaaaatgttttataacttATGGGTTAGATCCAGCCTGGTACTACACAATGCCCGGTTATTCTTGGGATTGTATGTTGAAATACGTGGGGTGTAACCTAGAGTTATTGCGTGACGTTGACATGATACTATTTATGGAGAAAGCAATTCGTGGAGGAATTTCAGTATGTAGCGGTAGAATGTCGGAGGCCAATAATAAGTACATGTCTAATTATGACCCCGCACAGCCCTCAAAATACTTAATGTATTTTGATGTCAATAATTTATATGGGTGGGCTATGGGAGAACCCTTACCCTACGGAGGGTTCGAATGGATGGATGCCAAAGACATTGATGTTATGTCTGTACCTGATGACTCTCCCGTAGGGTACATGTTACAAGTTGACTTGGACTATCCTCGCCAATTACATGATCTGCACTCAGATTTTCCATTCGCTGCCGAACACCGCAAAGCTTTGGGTTCAAATCATACTAAACTAATGACAACactttataataaaaaagaatatatc cAGTCTGCGTGGCTGCGACCCTACATAGAATTAAATACTCGACTTAGAGCTGCAGCTACGAACGATTTTGGAAGAAATTTATACAAATTGGCCAATAATAGTGTATTTGGAAAGACTATGGAGAATATAAGGAAACATAGAATAGTAAAACTAGTCAGATCATGGAATGGGCGATATGGTgctaaaaatttaatttctagTGCCAGGTTTCATAGCAGAAagatatttaatgaaaatttagtAGCTATAGAACTGATTAAATCAGATCTAGTTTTTAATAAACCCTTATACATTGGCATGACTGTTTTAGATATATCAAAATTATGTATGTACCAATTTCATTACGACTATATGCTTCCAAAATTGGGCGCagataaatgtaatttaatgtatatGGATACCGATAGCTTTATTTATGAACTGTACTGTCATGATGCATATGAGGAAGTAATAAAACAAGATCTATCAAAATTTGATACATCCGATTACGCTGTAGATAATATCTATAATATTCCTCgcgtaaataaaaaagttttaggaGTAATGAAAGATGAAAATAAAGGAGAAATTATGACAAAATTTGTGGGATTACGATCAAAAATGTATACTTTTAAAGTTCAATCTGGTCGAATCACTAAAAAAGCAAAAGGGACtaaatataatatagtaaaaaatgttataaaattcgATGATTATGTAAACTGTTTAAATGATTTTAAGGAACAAACTGCTACTCAACGCTCCATTCGGTCATATAGCCATAACGTCTATAGTATAGAACAAACAAAAATTGCGCTAAGTCCTTATGAcgataaaagatatttaattccaaatagttttagaaCCCTACCATTGGGACATTACAGTATtttagaatag